One segment of Oscillospiraceae bacterium MB08-C2-2 DNA contains the following:
- a CDS encoding Tex family protein, whose amino-acid sequence MNIAQQLTKEFSLQGWQVDNTMALIEEGATIPFIARYRKEQTGSLDDNVLRELSTRLTYLQNLEKRKGEVLASIEGQEKLTPELEKAISACSTLVEVEDLYRPYKQKRRTRASMAREKGLEPLAQLLLEQKKEPDPALAAQAYVSEEKGVETPEQALAGAMDIIAEGLSDDAELRKRLRALFFREGILSTKAAKEAQDSVYTMYYEYSEPVNKLPGHRILAINRGEKDSFLKVSLEVDKEKCLAQMIPQLIKGESPCRPYLLAACEDAFARLIFPSLENEVRGQLTEKAAEAAIKVFAANLHQLLMQPPVKDRVVLGLDPAYRTGCKIAVVDGTGKVLDTTVVYPTPPQNKKEEATRVLTGLIQKHGVSLISIGNGTASRESELFVVELIGKIGGELSYIVVSEAGASVYSASKLAAEEFPEFDVSLRSAVSIARRIQDPLAELVKIDPKAIGVGQYQHDMPPARLDDSLGGVVEACVNSVGVDLNTASHSLLAYVAGINAGVAKNIVGYREENGRFTDRKLLLKVPKLGKKAFEQCAGFLRVKESPNILDNTAVHPESYKAAKLLLEKCGYTLESVRAGSLTGLTGKAKALGLEKLAEEMGVGVPTLEDIISELQKPGRDPRDQLPPPLLRSDVLEIADLQPEMILSGTVRNIVDFGAFVDIGVHQDGLVHISQLADKFVKHPLDAVSVGDIVKVKVMGVDAKKGRISLTMKGLPS is encoded by the coding sequence ATGAATATTGCCCAGCAGCTGACAAAGGAATTTTCTCTACAGGGCTGGCAAGTCGATAACACCATGGCTCTGATTGAAGAGGGCGCTACTATCCCGTTTATTGCCCGGTACCGCAAGGAGCAGACCGGCAGTCTGGATGATAATGTATTGCGGGAGCTCTCCACCCGCCTGACCTACCTGCAAAATCTGGAAAAGCGCAAAGGGGAGGTGCTGGCCTCCATCGAGGGGCAGGAAAAGCTGACCCCTGAGCTGGAAAAGGCCATCTCTGCCTGTTCCACGCTGGTGGAGGTGGAGGACCTTTACCGTCCCTATAAGCAAAAACGGCGTACCCGTGCCTCCATGGCCAGAGAAAAGGGGCTGGAGCCTTTGGCACAGCTTCTGCTGGAGCAGAAAAAAGAGCCTGACCCCGCTTTGGCGGCGCAGGCTTATGTAAGTGAAGAAAAAGGGGTGGAAACCCCGGAACAGGCCTTAGCCGGGGCCATGGATATCATCGCCGAAGGTCTTTCGGACGATGCCGAGCTGCGCAAGCGCCTGAGGGCCTTGTTTTTCCGGGAGGGCATTCTATCCACCAAAGCCGCCAAAGAGGCGCAGGACAGCGTTTATACCATGTACTATGAATACAGCGAGCCGGTCAATAAATTGCCGGGGCATCGGATTCTGGCCATCAACCGGGGCGAGAAGGATAGTTTCCTCAAGGTGAGCCTTGAGGTGGATAAGGAAAAATGCCTTGCCCAGATGATCCCCCAGCTTATTAAAGGCGAATCCCCCTGCCGCCCGTATCTGCTGGCCGCCTGTGAGGATGCCTTTGCCCGCCTGATTTTCCCTTCGCTGGAAAACGAGGTGCGGGGCCAGCTCACTGAAAAAGCCGCAGAAGCTGCCATCAAGGTGTTTGCCGCCAACCTCCACCAGCTGCTCATGCAGCCTCCGGTGAAGGATCGGGTGGTGCTGGGTCTTGACCCGGCGTATCGCACCGGCTGTAAAATTGCCGTAGTGGATGGCACCGGCAAGGTGCTGGATACCACAGTGGTCTATCCCACACCTCCCCAGAATAAAAAAGAAGAGGCCACTCGAGTTCTCACCGGACTGATTCAAAAGCACGGTGTTAGCCTGATCTCCATCGGCAATGGCACAGCCTCCCGGGAATCCGAGCTGTTTGTGGTGGAACTAATTGGAAAAATTGGCGGCGAGCTTTCTTACATTGTAGTCAGCGAGGCGGGTGCCTCGGTGTATTCCGCCTCTAAGCTGGCGGCGGAAGAGTTCCCCGAATTTGATGTTTCTTTGCGGAGTGCCGTTTCCATTGCCCGCCGCATTCAAGACCCGCTGGCCGAGCTGGTTAAGATTGACCCCAAGGCCATCGGTGTAGGCCAATATCAGCACGATATGCCCCCCGCACGGCTGGATGATTCCTTGGGTGGTGTGGTGGAGGCCTGCGTAAACAGCGTGGGGGTCGATCTCAACACTGCTTCTCACTCGCTGCTTGCCTATGTAGCGGGCATCAATGCAGGCGTAGCCAAAAACATCGTGGGCTATCGGGAGGAAAACGGCCGCTTTACCGACCGCAAGCTGCTGCTCAAGGTGCCCAAGCTGGGCAAAAAGGCTTTTGAGCAGTGCGCCGGGTTCCTGCGGGTGAAGGAAAGCCCCAACATACTGGATAACACCGCTGTGCATCCCGAAAGCTATAAGGCGGCAAAGCTTCTGTTGGAAAAGTGCGGCTATACACTGGAGAGTGTCCGGGCGGGCAGCCTCACAGGGCTCACCGGCAAGGCCAAGGCCTTGGGACTGGAAAAGCTGGCCGAAGAAATGGGAGTAGGTGTTCCCACTCTGGAGGATATTATCAGCGAGCTGCAAAAGCCGGGGCGTGACCCTCGTGACCAGCTCCCGCCGCCTCTTCTGCGCTCCGATGTGCTGGAAATTGCCGATTTGCAGCCGGAAATGATTCTCAGCGGCACAGTGCGGAATATCGTGGATTTCGGCGCCTTTGTGGATATCGGCGTGCATCAGGATGGCTTGGTGCACATTTCCCAGCTGGCGGATAAGTTTGTGAAGCATCCGCTGGATGCAGTCAGCGTGGGGGATATTGTGAAGGTGAAGGTTATGGGCGTGGATGCAAAAAAAGGCCGCATTTCCTTAACCATGAAGGGCTTGCCCTCCTGA
- a CDS encoding PH domain-containing protein, giving the protein MKRPHPAMLTIWRLYLLLPGFVAAFLSALFFQPRSVPWLLVTGLWVAGFLFMYFFYLPAKYHRLSYTIAEGQLVKHSGVFYRRVLRMPLRSVRYTSLYMNPLGSFWKIGSVLVVAAGGRMMLPGLRLEEIESLNRALFPSSQAR; this is encoded by the coding sequence ATGAAGCGTCCTCACCCGGCAATGCTCACCATTTGGCGGCTGTATCTTCTGCTGCCGGGGTTTGTGGCGGCCTTTCTTTCGGCGCTGTTTTTCCAGCCTCGTTCAGTGCCATGGCTGCTGGTGACCGGCCTTTGGGTAGCAGGCTTCTTGTTTATGTACTTTTTTTATCTGCCCGCCAAATACCACCGGCTTTCTTATACCATAGCGGAGGGGCAGCTGGTGAAGCACAGCGGGGTTTTCTACCGCCGGGTTTTGCGCATGCCTTTGCGCAGTGTCCGGTATACCTCCCTGTATATGAATCCCTTGGGCAGCTTTTGGAAGATCGGCTCGGTGTTGGTGGTGGCGGCGGGGGGCAGAATGATGCTTCCCGGCCTGCGGCTGGAGGAAATTGAAAGCCTCAACCGGGCTCTGTTCCCTTCATCTCAGGCAAGGTAG
- a CDS encoding PH domain-containing protein — translation MTFRAHPITIVVNLRRFLYLIIISVIRGLLAAFQGGLTGWLRGAWVDVLVVLVMVGLSVLQWRALVYRYEGEHLEIDSGALVRKRVLVPLGSIVTLSAIHSFYLRPFRAVRLRMDTLGGGSREADFIVLVHRDTAERAMALHAGEEQAMVRRYTPRTTSVLALAFLTSNSLAGIVFIATLISQSGKLVGAEFSQQLVDTWETTARTLAFGIPPAAAAVAYALLFGWVVGFAITFLRYKNFNVRRSGELLKIAGGEFTHREYAFSTRRINFLDIRQSLTSKFLKIYSLYIYSIGYGKYKDDIACLMPAENKKDFAANLKLLLWEMEPIPRQLAPAKGGILRFLALPLALGIGIPAVMGLARLLFPDWWEFVLFLGLMGLVPVLYFFIIRVMDYRTGGLAFDGENYTIRYSAGMYLHTVVIPARRVILIENRQSLMQRRKDRCDCHIFTVAEGRMCHILRGLDRKKAEEFLNKSYNIYKSSK, via the coding sequence TTGACCTTTCGGGCGCATCCCATCACCATTGTGGTGAATCTGCGGCGATTCCTATATCTGATCATCATCTCAGTGATTCGTGGGTTGCTGGCCGCCTTTCAAGGGGGCCTTACCGGATGGCTGCGGGGCGCTTGGGTGGATGTGCTGGTGGTGTTGGTTATGGTGGGGCTTTCGGTGCTGCAATGGAGAGCGCTGGTGTATCGCTATGAGGGGGAACACTTGGAAATCGATTCCGGTGCGCTGGTGCGCAAAAGGGTGCTGGTTCCCTTGGGCAGTATCGTCACCCTTTCAGCCATCCATTCCTTTTACCTGCGGCCATTCCGGGCTGTGCGGCTGCGGATGGATACACTGGGCGGCGGCAGCCGGGAGGCGGACTTTATCGTTTTGGTTCACCGGGATACCGCCGAAAGGGCCATGGCTCTGCACGCAGGGGAGGAACAGGCCATGGTGCGCCGCTATACTCCTCGCACCACCTCGGTTCTGGCACTGGCTTTTTTGACCTCCAATTCGCTGGCAGGCATTGTGTTCATTGCCACGCTTATCTCCCAGTCAGGCAAACTGGTGGGAGCGGAGTTTTCCCAGCAGCTGGTGGATACGTGGGAAACCACCGCCCGAACCTTGGCCTTTGGCATTCCGCCTGCCGCCGCCGCTGTGGCCTACGCTCTTCTTTTCGGGTGGGTGGTGGGGTTTGCCATCACTTTTCTGCGGTATAAAAACTTCAACGTGCGCCGCAGCGGGGAGCTGCTGAAAATTGCCGGGGGCGAGTTTACCCACCGGGAATATGCCTTTTCCACCCGGCGTATCAATTTTCTGGATATTCGGCAAAGTCTGACCAGCAAGTTTTTGAAGATTTACTCTTTGTATATTTATTCGATAGGATACGGAAAGTACAAGGATGATATTGCCTGCCTGATGCCCGCTGAAAACAAAAAAGACTTTGCCGCCAACCTGAAGCTGCTTTTGTGGGAGATGGAGCCGATACCCCGCCAGCTCGCTCCGGCCAAGGGAGGCATCCTCCGCTTCTTGGCTTTGCCGCTGGCTTTGGGGATTGGTATCCCGGCGGTGATGGGGTTGGCAAGGCTGCTGTTCCCCGATTGGTGGGAGTTTGTTCTGTTTCTCGGCCTGATGGGGCTGGTGCCGGTTCTGTATTTCTTTATCATCCGGGTCATGGATTACAGAACGGGCGGCCTTGCTTTTGATGGAGAAAATTATACTATACGTTATTCAGCGGGGATGTATCTACACACTGTAGTAATTCCAGCCCGCCGAGTGATCCTGATTGAAAACCGCCAAAGCCTGATGCAGCGGCGAAAGGATCGGTGCGACTGCCACATCTTTACAGTAGCAGAAGGGCGGATGTGCCACATCTTGCGGGGCCTTGACCGGAAAAAAGCGGAGGAATTCCTAAACAAATCGTATAATATTTATAAATCATCCAAATAG
- a CDS encoding prolyl-tRNA synthetase associated domain-containing protein, with translation MNKGEFYALLEQRGIPHESYEHPAVFTMEELAGCNIPHTERIVKNLFLRDDKKRNYYLVTVAGEHTVNLAQLSQRIPSRKLSFASEEKLWELLALKKGHVTPVGILNNGEKNVTLVLDQKLVGQTIGIHPMENTATVFLAFEELLKLVEEHGNTTVICRLDG, from the coding sequence TTGAATAAGGGCGAGTTTTACGCTTTGCTGGAGCAGCGGGGCATTCCCCATGAAAGCTATGAGCATCCTGCGGTTTTCACCATGGAGGAGCTGGCAGGCTGTAATATTCCCCACACCGAGAGAATTGTAAAAAACCTTTTCCTGCGGGATGACAAAAAAAGGAACTACTACCTTGTTACAGTGGCGGGGGAGCATACGGTGAATCTGGCCCAGCTGAGCCAGCGCATTCCCAGCCGAAAGCTGAGCTTTGCCAGTGAAGAAAAGCTGTGGGAGCTTCTGGCCTTGAAAAAGGGGCATGTTACCCCGGTGGGCATCCTGAACAACGGGGAGAAAAATGTTACGCTGGTGTTGGATCAAAAGCTGGTGGGGCAAACCATCGGCATTCATCCCATGGAAAACACGGCAACGGTTTTTCTTGCTTTTGAGGAGTTGCTCAAGCTGGTGGAGGAGCATGGGAACACCACCGTGATCTGTAGGCTTGACGGATAG
- a CDS encoding EpsG family protein, which yields MTVYYINLLLILGLAWPLCIYKPSRVKSGIYLAVNFAYMWFIATFRYGIGFDYESYIKIFQDIKAAEGFSGLLNQGPELGFTLLTKAMAFFVPNSLVMYGIYAALILIPIAVFIYLWCDNKWLSTWLFVTLTFFYTSMNFIRQSLACSIVALSYGFLRSKKPIPYFAMILLAATFHKTALIMIPVYFVCHLKLGKKLGILYGSMTVLLYIFSETILQLVTRFVFTYYKDSVYVTAFSPVFLLIPFTIFGACLALWPIWQKRDPDSTVLMNLMLYSAIIWLFITRHFILERLSMYVYIFALVAAPAALSCLLASPEEYALRDELRQGTDKKPGKEALAKLKKLNQSISDHQKYYWSAVVALVFLTLCYNEFGSHVNGFHNVFPYQSVLDWLGGNGAPTPFN from the coding sequence ATGACAGTTTATTATATCAATCTGCTGCTGATTCTGGGACTGGCCTGGCCTCTTTGCATCTATAAGCCCAGCCGGGTGAAATCGGGTATCTACTTGGCAGTGAATTTTGCCTACATGTGGTTTATTGCCACCTTTCGCTATGGGATCGGCTTTGACTATGAATCCTACATTAAAATCTTCCAAGATATCAAGGCCGCCGAGGGCTTCTCGGGTCTGCTGAACCAAGGGCCTGAGCTGGGCTTTACACTGCTGACCAAGGCAATGGCCTTTTTTGTACCCAATTCTCTGGTGATGTACGGCATTTATGCCGCCTTGATTTTGATTCCCATTGCTGTTTTTATTTATCTCTGGTGTGACAACAAGTGGCTTTCCACTTGGCTCTTTGTAACCCTTACTTTTTTCTATACCAGTATGAATTTTATTCGGCAAAGCCTTGCTTGCAGCATTGTAGCCCTTTCCTACGGCTTTCTCCGCAGCAAAAAGCCCATTCCCTATTTTGCCATGATTCTGCTGGCGGCAACCTTTCACAAAACAGCACTGATTATGATTCCGGTTTATTTTGTCTGCCATTTGAAGCTGGGCAAAAAACTGGGCATCCTGTATGGAAGCATGACCGTGCTGCTTTACATCTTTTCTGAAACCATTTTGCAGCTGGTCACCCGCTTTGTTTTCACTTATTATAAGGATTCGGTTTATGTAACAGCTTTCAGCCCTGTCTTTTTGCTGATTCCTTTCACCATCTTCGGGGCCTGCCTGGCGCTGTGGCCGATCTGGCAGAAGCGTGACCCGGATAGTACTGTGCTTATGAACCTGATGTTGTACAGCGCCATAATCTGGCTGTTTATCACCCGCCACTTTATTTTGGAGCGGCTTTCCATGTATGTATATATCTTTGCACTGGTAGCGGCACCCGCTGCTTTGAGCTGCCTGCTGGCCTCCCCCGAGGAATATGCCCTGCGGGATGAGCTGCGCCAAGGAACCGATAAAAAGCCGGGTAAAGAGGCTTTGGCCAAGCTGAAAAAGCTTAACCAATCCATCAGCGATCACCAAAAGTATTATTGGAGCGCTGTGGTGGCTCTGGTCTTTCTCACGCTGTGTTACAATGAGTTTGGCTCCCATGTCAACGGGTTCCACAATGTGTTTCCCTATCAATCGGTGCTGGATTGGCTGGGCGGCAACGGAGCGCCTACACCCTTCAACTAA
- the rimI gene encoding ribosomal protein S18-alanine N-acetyltransferase, with translation MDTPEPRIRISAMSVENVEKVEELEKACFSAPWSLDSLVEELSNPMAVFRVAYLGEELAGYMGMHHIIDEGYITNIGVFPQLRRQGVARALLEDMLCYGEENDLNFLTLEVRPSNEAAIALYKAYGFEEAGRRTGYYQNPVEDALLLTRKL, from the coding sequence ATGGATACACCCGAACCCCGAATACGCATTTCTGCGATGTCGGTGGAAAATGTTGAGAAAGTGGAAGAGCTGGAAAAAGCCTGCTTTTCCGCCCCATGGAGTTTAGATTCGCTGGTGGAGGAGCTCTCCAACCCGATGGCCGTGTTTCGTGTGGCTTATCTGGGAGAGGAGCTGGCCGGTTATATGGGGATGCATCATATTATCGATGAGGGGTATATTACCAATATAGGCGTTTTCCCCCAGCTGCGCCGCCAGGGAGTGGCCCGGGCTTTGCTGGAGGATATGCTGTGCTATGGTGAGGAAAATGACCTGAATTTTCTCACGTTGGAGGTGCGGCCTTCCAACGAAGCGGCCATTGCCCTTTATAAGGCCTATGGCTTTGAAGAGGCAGGGCGGCGCACCGGTTATTACCAGAACCCGGTGGAGGATGCTCTGCTCCTGACCCGTAAATTGTGA
- the tsaD gene encoding tRNA (adenosine(37)-N6)-threonylcarbamoyltransferase complex transferase subunit TsaD yields MKILAIESSCDETAAAVVEDGRRVLSSVINSQIPEHRLYGGVVPEIASRRHAEAIVDVTGAALSQAALSLRQIDAVAVTCAPGLIGALLVGVNFAKGLCLSAGKPLIPVHHIRGHIAANYLAFPELKPPFLCLVVSGGHSHIIMVEDYTRFRVIGRTRDDAAGEAFDKSARAMGLPYPGGVHLDKLSLTGDPEKYSLPRPHVEGSPYDFSFSGLKTAVINLLHRAEQRGEQLDTPSLAASFQKTVSEILTGTFIAAAKEVGATTLVAAGGVCANSGLRASLTRACKQEGFSLYFPPLSLCGDNAAMIGAQAFYEAQAGVVGDMSLNGTASQSVDQPVAAQQ; encoded by the coding sequence TTGAAGATACTTGCCATTGAAAGCTCCTGTGATGAAACGGCCGCCGCTGTGGTGGAGGATGGCCGGCGGGTTCTTTCCAGTGTAATCAACTCTCAGATTCCCGAGCATCGGCTCTATGGCGGAGTGGTTCCAGAAATCGCCTCCCGCCGCCATGCAGAAGCCATTGTGGATGTTACCGGGGCCGCCCTTTCACAGGCGGCCCTTTCTCTGCGCCAAATTGATGCGGTGGCGGTGACCTGTGCCCCCGGCCTCATCGGTGCTTTGCTGGTGGGGGTGAATTTTGCCAAGGGCCTTTGCCTTTCCGCCGGCAAGCCCCTGATTCCGGTGCACCATATCCGGGGGCATATTGCCGCCAATTATCTGGCTTTCCCAGAGCTGAAACCGCCCTTTTTGTGTCTGGTGGTTTCGGGGGGGCACAGCCACATTATTATGGTGGAGGATTACACCCGCTTTCGGGTTATCGGCAGAACCCGGGATGATGCAGCGGGGGAGGCCTTTGATAAATCCGCCCGGGCCATGGGCCTGCCTTATCCCGGCGGGGTTCATCTGGACAAGCTTTCTCTCACCGGCGATCCTGAAAAATACAGCCTGCCCCGTCCTCATGTAGAGGGCAGCCCTTATGACTTCAGCTTTTCGGGGCTGAAAACAGCGGTTATTAACCTGCTGCACCGGGCTGAGCAGAGGGGAGAGCAGCTGGATACCCCTTCACTGGCGGCTTCTTTCCAGAAGACGGTTTCGGAGATTCTCACCGGCACCTTTATAGCGGCGGCTAAGGAGGTGGGGGCCACCACTTTGGTGGCGGCCGGGGGAGTATGTGCCAACTCCGGTTTGCGGGCCAGCCTGACCCGTGCCTGCAAGCAGGAGGGCTTTTCTCTGTATTTTCCGCCCCTTTCTCTTTGCGGAGATAACGCCGCCATGATCGGCGCACAGGCCTTTTATGAGGCTCAGGCTGGCGTTGTGGGGGATATGTCTCTCAACGGCACTGCCAGCCAGTCGGTGGATCAACCGGTGGCAGCTCAACAGTGA
- a CDS encoding phosphoenolpyruvate carboxykinase (GTP), whose translation MTKNQNVLNWVEEMKALVKPDHVVWIDGSESQLTELRQQSLDSGELHLLNQDELPGCTLHRTALNDVARVEHRTFICSRSKEDAGPTNNWEDPQVMYNKLTPLFDGVMKGRTMYVIPYSMGPIGSEFSKVGVELTDSIYVVLNMDIMTRMGQKAFDQLGDTSNDFVRGLHSKADIDEENRYICHFPEDNTIWSINSGYGGNVLLGKKCFALRIASYQGKNEGWMAEHMLILGIENPQGEVKYVCAAFPSACGKTNLAMLIPPEVYKKKGYKVWCVGDDIAWLRVGPDGRLWAINPEAGFFGVAPGTNVKSNPNALESTKKNTIFTNVVLNEDNNTVWWEGLDKNPPENAIDWKGNPWNGKTATTPGAHPNSRFTAPAINCPCVSSEFNNPAGVPISAIVFGGRRAKTAPLVYEARSWQHGVFVGSIMASETTAAASGAVGVVRRDPMAMLPFCGYHMGDYFAHWLEMGEKLGDKAPKIFNVNWFRTDDEGHFIWPGFGDNMRVLSWIIDRCEGKAEPVETPIGFEPKAEDINLEGLEGIDLDTVKGLLNVDRALWKEDVAGIKEFYGKFGDRLPKALNDELNTLEKNLD comes from the coding sequence ATGACCAAAAATCAGAATGTCCTTAATTGGGTTGAGGAAATGAAAGCGCTGGTCAAGCCGGATCATGTAGTGTGGATCGATGGCAGTGAAAGCCAGCTTACCGAATTGCGTCAGCAGTCATTGGATTCGGGCGAGCTTCACCTTTTGAATCAGGATGAGCTTCCGGGCTGTACTCTGCACCGCACCGCCCTCAACGATGTGGCTCGTGTTGAACACCGCACCTTTATCTGCTCCCGCAGCAAAGAGGATGCAGGCCCCACCAACAACTGGGAAGATCCTCAGGTTATGTACAACAAATTGACCCCTCTTTTTGATGGTGTCATGAAGGGCCGCACCATGTATGTGATCCCTTACAGCATGGGCCCTATCGGTTCTGAATTTTCCAAGGTTGGCGTTGAACTGACCGATTCCATCTATGTTGTGCTCAACATGGATATCATGACCCGTATGGGCCAGAAGGCATTTGACCAGCTGGGCGATACCTCCAACGATTTTGTCCGGGGTCTTCACTCCAAGGCTGATATCGATGAAGAAAACCGCTACATCTGCCACTTCCCCGAGGATAACACCATTTGGTCCATCAACTCCGGTTACGGCGGCAACGTTCTGTTGGGCAAAAAGTGCTTTGCTCTGCGTATTGCTTCCTATCAGGGCAAGAACGAGGGCTGGATGGCTGAACATATGCTGATTCTGGGCATTGAAAATCCCCAGGGTGAAGTGAAGTATGTTTGCGCTGCTTTCCCTTCTGCCTGCGGCAAAACCAATTTGGCCATGCTCATTCCGCCCGAAGTTTACAAGAAAAAGGGCTACAAGGTCTGGTGTGTTGGCGATGATATCGCTTGGCTGCGTGTTGGCCCTGATGGTCGTTTGTGGGCAATCAACCCCGAAGCCGGCTTCTTTGGCGTGGCTCCCGGAACCAACGTGAAATCCAATCCCAATGCATTGGAATCCACCAAGAAGAACACCATCTTCACCAACGTGGTCCTCAATGAGGATAACAACACTGTCTGGTGGGAAGGTCTTGATAAGAATCCTCCCGAAAACGCCATTGACTGGAAGGGCAACCCCTGGAACGGCAAAACTGCCACAACTCCCGGCGCTCACCCCAACAGCCGCTTTACCGCTCCTGCGATCAACTGCCCCTGTGTCAGCTCTGAATTCAACAATCCCGCCGGTGTTCCGATTTCCGCTATCGTATTCGGCGGACGCCGCGCAAAGACCGCTCCGCTGGTTTATGAAGCAAGAAGCTGGCAGCACGGTGTTTTCGTAGGCTCCATCATGGCCTCTGAGACCACTGCCGCCGCTTCCGGCGCTGTGGGCGTGGTTCGCCGTGATCCTATGGCAATGCTTCCTTTCTGCGGCTACCACATGGGCGATTATTTTGCTCATTGGCTGGAGATGGGCGAGAAGCTGGGCGACAAGGCTCCCAAAATCTTCAACGTCAACTGGTTCCGCACCGATGACGAAGGCCACTTTATCTGGCCTGGATTTGGCGACAACATGCGCGTGCTTTCTTGGATCATCGATCGCTGCGAAGGCAAGGCTGAGCCTGTTGAAACCCCCATCGGCTTTGAGCCTAAGGCTGAGGATATCAACCTCGAAGGCCTTGAGGGAATCGATCTGGATACCGTTAAGGGTCTGCTGAACGTTGACCGTGCCCTTTGGAAAGAGGATGTGGCCGGTATCAAGGAATTCTATGGCAAGTTTGGCGATCGTTTGCCCAAGGCTCTCAACGATGAGCTGAACACTCTGGAGAAGAACCTGGATTAG
- a CDS encoding DUF1292 domain-containing protein — protein MDENMELDLEQEEEEVDLLTLIAEDGTELEFEIADTAEFEGVRYMALIPVLNQAEEILEDSGELVILRVSEGEGEEFLESIEDEDEFNRVGDFFMKRLEDTFDFED, from the coding sequence ATGGACGAAAATATGGAACTGGATCTGGAGCAGGAAGAAGAAGAGGTTGATCTTCTGACCCTCATCGCCGAGGATGGCACTGAGCTGGAATTTGAAATTGCCGATACCGCCGAATTCGAAGGTGTGCGTTACATGGCGCTGATCCCTGTCTTGAATCAGGCTGAGGAGATTCTGGAGGATAGCGGTGAGCTGGTGATTTTGCGTGTTTCAGAAGGCGAAGGGGAAGAATTCCTCGAATCCATTGAGGATGAGGATGAATTCAACCGTGTGGGCGATTTCTTTATGAAGCGCCTTGAGGATACCTTTGATTTTGAGGACTGA
- a CDS encoding restriction endonuclease — MEGSMPLFANWQTQHYVWGGITAGALFLFFVLIPIVKYWRKKHRNTELDCVGDGYQFEAYIAQLLRRNGFINVDVTKASSDYGVDVTAEKDDITYAIQCKFYNQPVGVKAVQEVLAGKLYYDCHVAVVATNSTFTRNAVELAKKTKVLLWDEDKLARL; from the coding sequence ATGGAGGGCTCTATGCCTCTCTTTGCCAACTGGCAAACCCAGCATTATGTTTGGGGTGGTATAACAGCAGGGGCATTGTTCCTGTTTTTTGTCTTAATTCCCATTGTGAAATACTGGCGCAAAAAACACAGAAACACCGAGCTGGATTGTGTAGGAGATGGCTACCAGTTTGAAGCCTACATAGCCCAGCTGCTCAGGCGCAACGGATTTATCAACGTGGATGTAACCAAAGCCTCCAGCGACTATGGCGTGGATGTTACAGCGGAAAAGGATGACATCACCTACGCCATTCAGTGCAAGTTTTACAACCAGCCTGTGGGGGTAAAGGCCGTTCAGGAGGTGCTGGCTGGGAAGCTCTACTACGACTGCCATGTTGCTGTGGTTGCCACAAACAGCACCTTTACCAGAAACGCTGTTGAGCTGGCGAAAAAGACCAAGGTGCTCCTGTGGGATGAAGATAAACTGGCACGCCTGTAA